DNA sequence from the Bacillota bacterium genome:
CCCCGACCGCCCTTCGCATGGCTCCGGTGAGGGCAAACATGCCCGTCACCGTGGCCACGCCGGCGGCCACCACCAGGAGGAGGAAGGCCGTCCTCCCCGCAGTGCGACGCAGGTTGCCCCAGGCGATGTCGGCCAGGCCCACCGGGTTCACCTCCCGCCCGTATGCCCCCTCAACTTCTGCTGTGTCCCGGGGTCTGGCTAGTAGATGTCCTGCCACTGGCCGTAGCGGTAGACGTAGCTGTTGACCAGCCGCCCGTCCTTGTAAACGTCGGCCTGCAGGTGACACCCGAAGTCCCTCACCTGCACCTGGACCGGTCCCGTGTCCCCCGTTTGCCGGCGGTACAGGTCCAGGGCAGCTTGCTCCAGGCTCTGCAGATCAGGTGCGGAGCCACCCGCCGAGGAACTCGCGTCCCGACCCCAGAAGCCAAAACCACCCGGTCCACCGGCACAGCACCCGCAGAAACCTTCGACCGCGGCGTCGCGCAGTCCGGCCGCCGTCACGCCGCCCCAGCCTCGAAAGCCCCCGACCAGCACGACGCCCACCACCAGCGCCAGGATCAGCACCAAATCGGCCCGTCTCCCGCCAGGGTAACCTCTTTGCACCCCCGTTCATCCCCTTTCTAGATCCTGGGTTGCCAGGATCGTAGTTCCTGCTCGTCGAGGATGAGCTTGCCGCCCTCCACCCGGTAGTCGACTTCATCGGGCGGGAACAGCAGGCACCCTCCGTTCAGCCCTTTGAGATCTTCCAGCCGCCATTGGGTACCGCACACGTTGCACACCAGCCGGTCCCCGCGGATGTGGAAAGTGGTACCGCTGCACGGTTCACAGAAAGAAACCGCCGCCACCACCCGGCCCGACGGAGCCACGTACACGGTCACGGGCAGGTAGTCGAAATCGCTCCCGTTGGGCAACCTGACGGGTTTATTCGGGATCCTGAACCTGACGATCCCCTTTTCTTCGACCGTTGCCAGGTCAACGTATATCCTCCCATCGCGAAACTCCGGCACGATGTCAGCCTGTTCGACCCTCACGGCAGGGTCGTACCTGCGAGGCGCCAGGCGGTAAGACCCTCCCTCCGCCGCCCGCCCGGGGATCTCCCGGCTGCCCCACAGGAGGGTGCCTGCCAGTACGATCCCCACCAGCACCACCGCCCCCACGAATACGGCGACCGCAGGGAACCGGCGGCGCTCCCCGTCAGGACCGCCCATCACCCTCGCCTTCTTTTCGGCGTTTGCGCTCACCTTCGCCTACCTCCTACAACCCGTAGTAGATTCGGGCACAAAAGAAGGCCGTCAGCAAAGAGGAACCAGGATCACTCCCGTGAGGAGCCACACGGCCAGGACGAGCCAGCGCCGGTTGCCTGCTCTGCGTCCGGACCGCGCGGATCCCTGCAGCAACGCCTCGACCCGACGTTGCACCTCTCCGGCGCCGCTGAGGGGGGAGAAGTTGTCCAGCGCCAGCTGCCACCAGCCTCCGGCAGTACCCAGCCGGTAGCCCTTGAGGAGGGCGGCTGCCAGGGCCAGGGGCCTTCCGGTGACGCGGGCGGATGCCGCGTCGGCCATGGCTTCCGTCTCGGCCTGGAGCCGGCGAAACGCTGAGGGAGAAAGCCCGGTGAACAACAGGATGTCCCGCACCGTGGCTGCCAGCCACTTCTTCCAGTGGTCGCCGGTCCTCACGTGAGCCAGTTCGTGAGCCAGCACCGCCTCCAGCTCCTCAGGGTCCAGTTGCTCGACCAGGGGCCGGGAAAGTATCACCACAGGGTGCATGATGCCCGCGGTGAACGCCTGCGAGAGGGGACGCGGTACCACCATCACCGCCGGCGGCCTGATGCCCATGCGCTCTGCCACCGCCCTCAGCGTGAGGGTCACGCAGCTCTCATCCGGCTCGGGCCGGAATTGGCGCCGGAGCCGGCCGACCAATACCGCTCCCGCAATCGCTTTCCCCACCCCCACCGCCAGGGAAACCGCGAAGAAGGGTGCTAGCAGGTGAGCGAGCATGGTTCCTGCCCGGCACAACCAGGCCAGGATGACGCCTGCGAACCCCTGCCCTGCCAGCAGCGGGACCCAGCACGCCACCCGCCAGCGCCACGCCCAGGAAGCGGCGTACAGAACGAAGGGCACCGCCAGGGGGGCCCACCAGACACCGCGCCGAACGTCAGGGGGAAGCCCCGACAGCCTCGTGACCAGCCCGGCCAGGGCGCTGCCCGCGAGCATCCCGAAGAAAGCGTAGACAATGAACGGGTGCAGGTGGCTCATCCCTGTCTACGTTCCTTTCGCCCTCGCGGCTCCGCCCATGTCGACCCCCGCGGCGAGGCCGGCTCTCCCGACCGGTGCCGCTTGATGATCTCCTCCAGTTCCCTCAGCCTCGCTTCATCCTCGCTGCCGAGCCTTTCTACCAGGTGGGAGAAAACCGGTCGGGCAAACTCCTCCAGCAGGCCGTCCAGCACCGTCCTGGCCACCCGGTCCATGAACTCCTCCCGAGTCAGGGCGGGGCGGTATACGTAGTAGTTGTTCTCCAACTCCCGCTGAAGGAGGCCCTTTTGGGCCAGACGGGTCATGGTGGTCATCACGGTCGTGTAGGCGAGAGGTCGCCTGGCGAGCAGGTGCTGGTGCACGTCGCGCACTGTGACCCGACCCCGGCTCCAGGC
Encoded proteins:
- a CDS encoding Fe-S-containing protein, whose translation is MSANAEKKARVMGGPDGERRRFPAVAVFVGAVVLVGIVLAGTLLWGSREIPGRAAEGGSYRLAPRRYDPAVRVEQADIVPEFRDGRIYVDLATVEEKGIVRFRIPNKPVRLPNGSDFDYLPVTVYVAPSGRVVAAVSFCEPCSGTTFHIRGDRLVCNVCGTQWRLEDLKGLNGGCLLFPPDEVDYRVEGGKLILDEQELRSWQPRI
- a CDS encoding M56 family metallopeptidase; translated protein: MSHLHPFIVYAFFGMLAGSALAGLVTRLSGLPPDVRRGVWWAPLAVPFVLYAASWAWRWRVACWVPLLAGQGFAGVILAWLCRAGTMLAHLLAPFFAVSLAVGVGKAIAGAVLVGRLRRQFRPEPDESCVTLTLRAVAERMGIRPPAVMVVPRPLSQAFTAGIMHPVVILSRPLVEQLDPEELEAVLAHELAHVRTGDHWKKWLAATVRDILLFTGLSPSAFRRLQAETEAMADAASARVTGRPLALAAALLKGYRLGTAGGWWQLALDNFSPLSGAGEVQRRVEALLQGSARSGRRAGNRRWLVLAVWLLTGVILVPLC
- a CDS encoding BlaI/MecI/CopY family transcriptional regulator — translated: MSRDIPIEFRPGGAGLGKVLGGLEAEVMEVAWSRGRVTVRDVHQHLLARRPLAYTTVMTTMTRLAQKGLLQRELENNYYVYRPALTREEFMDRVARTVLDGLLEEFARPVFSHLVERLGSEDEARLRELEEIIKRHRSGEPASPRGSTWAEPRGRKERRQG